The proteins below come from a single Chitinophaga pinensis DSM 2588 genomic window:
- a CDS encoding B12-binding domain-containing radical SAM protein, giving the protein MGASVFLITPPFTQLNTPYPATAYLKGFLNTKGITSFQSDFGIEVTLALFCKQGLQELFAQINGQSVERAENITRIIALQEDYIETIDDVILFLQGKNPTLAHRICKRDFLPEAGRFAQLEDLDWAFGSMGTQDKAKHLATMYLEDLSDLIMECVDEHFGFSRYAEKLARSANSFDELYTALQQEYTFIDRMLINLLSRHMAHVQPKLVAISVPFPGNLYTSLRCGQWIKANYPDVKIAMGGGFANTELRSLSDPRVFEFYDFIALDDGEAPLENLVAHIEGKKELTELKRTFTMVEDQVTYVNDKSCSDYKQSQVGTPDYSDFLLDSYISAIEVVNPMHRMWSDGRWNKLTMAHGCYWGKCTFCDISLDYIRLYEPIAAQLLCDRMEEIIAQTGQNGFHFVDEAAPPALMRALALEILKRKLNVSWWTNVRFEKSFTRDLCLLLKASGCIAVSGGLEVASDRLLELIQKGITVAQVAQVNRNFTDAGIMVHAYLMYGFPTQTAQETVDSLEMVRQMFKIGVLQSAFWHQFTMTAHSPVGQDPQKFSVKKETEVIGAFANNDIVHIDETGAEHELFAYGLKKSLLNFMHGLCLDDPLQKWFEFKVPKTKIAPDYIEKALLEDQYAPSKPTSKIVWLGKTPDVQTLTKTKKGSSWEVTSLTFQNRKEKASISVNKEEGIWLADMLEKLSVRQQKTYTLKEVMESYDAAGLEDFELFWDNKPVNSLYKYGLLKL; this is encoded by the coding sequence TTGGGTGCATCTGTTTTCCTGATTACACCGCCTTTCACGCAGCTGAACACGCCTTATCCGGCTACAGCTTATCTGAAAGGCTTTTTAAATACGAAGGGTATTACTTCTTTTCAGTCCGACTTCGGCATAGAGGTAACCCTGGCACTGTTCTGTAAACAGGGGCTGCAGGAGCTGTTTGCCCAGATCAATGGTCAGTCCGTTGAACGAGCTGAAAATATCACCCGCATAATTGCTTTGCAGGAAGATTACATCGAAACAATTGACGACGTCATCCTTTTCCTGCAGGGAAAGAATCCAACACTTGCACATCGTATCTGCAAACGTGACTTCCTGCCGGAAGCCGGTCGTTTTGCACAGCTGGAGGACCTGGACTGGGCTTTTGGCTCCATGGGAACTCAAGATAAAGCTAAACACCTGGCTACTATGTACCTGGAGGATCTGTCCGATCTGATCATGGAATGTGTGGACGAGCACTTTGGTTTCAGCCGTTATGCGGAGAAACTGGCCCGTTCTGCCAATAGTTTTGATGAACTGTATACTGCCCTACAGCAGGAGTATACCTTTATCGATCGTATGCTGATCAACCTGCTTTCCCGGCATATGGCGCATGTCCAGCCTAAACTGGTGGCCATCTCTGTACCGTTCCCGGGAAATTTGTATACTTCGCTTCGCTGCGGACAATGGATCAAAGCCAATTATCCGGACGTAAAGATTGCCATGGGCGGCGGCTTTGCCAATACAGAGCTGCGCTCGCTTTCAGATCCAAGGGTATTTGAGTTTTACGACTTTATTGCATTGGATGACGGGGAAGCGCCATTGGAGAATCTCGTTGCCCATATCGAAGGCAAAAAAGAGCTGACTGAACTGAAACGTACTTTCACCATGGTCGAGGATCAGGTGACTTATGTGAATGATAAAAGCTGCTCTGACTATAAACAATCGCAGGTCGGTACGCCTGACTACAGCGATTTCCTGCTTGATAGTTATATCTCTGCTATAGAAGTGGTCAATCCCATGCATCGCATGTGGAGTGATGGCCGTTGGAATAAACTGACCATGGCGCATGGCTGCTATTGGGGTAAATGTACTTTCTGTGATATCTCACTGGATTACATTCGTTTATATGAGCCGATCGCAGCACAGCTGTTGTGCGACAGGATGGAAGAGATCATTGCACAGACCGGACAGAATGGTTTTCACTTCGTGGATGAAGCTGCTCCGCCGGCATTGATGCGTGCATTGGCATTAGAGATCCTGAAGCGTAAACTGAATGTGAGCTGGTGGACAAATGTGCGTTTTGAAAAGAGCTTTACGAGGGATCTTTGTCTGCTGTTGAAAGCCTCGGGTTGTATCGCTGTTTCCGGAGGATTGGAAGTCGCTTCCGACAGACTGCTGGAATTAATTCAGAAAGGGATTACAGTAGCACAGGTGGCACAGGTCAACCGCAACTTTACGGATGCCGGTATCATGGTACATGCTTACCTGATGTATGGTTTTCCGACACAGACCGCCCAGGAAACCGTCGACTCACTGGAAATGGTGCGTCAGATGTTTAAAATAGGTGTGCTGCAATCTGCTTTCTGGCATCAGTTCACCATGACAGCGCATAGTCCGGTTGGACAGGATCCGCAGAAATTCAGCGTAAAGAAAGAAACAGAAGTGATCGGTGCTTTCGCCAATAATGATATCGTACATATTGACGAGACGGGGGCGGAGCACGAACTTTTTGCCTACGGACTAAAGAAATCGCTGCTGAACTTTATGCATGGTCTCTGCCTGGATGATCCTTTGCAGAAATGGTTTGAATTCAAGGTTCCTAAGACAAAAATTGCCCCTGATTATATAGAAAAGGCATTACTGGAGGACCAGTATGCACCTTCCAAACCGACGAGTAAGATCGTCTGGCTGGGAAAAACACCAGATGTACAGACCCTCACCAAAACAAAAAAAGGAAGTTCCTGGGAAGTGACCTCGCTTACTTTCCAGAATCGTAAGGAAAAAGCCAGTATCAGCGTTAATAAGGAAGAGGGGATCTGGTTGGCCGATATGCTGGAAAAGCTGTCTGTCCGCCAGCAGAAAACATATACGCTCAAGGAGGTGATGGAGAGCTATGATGCTGCCGGATTGGAGGATTTTGAGCTTTTCTGGGACAATAAACCCGTAAATTCGCTGTATAAATACGGACTTTTGAAATTGTGA